AGTGATGCCATGCGCGAAGCCCTGGGCCGGTGGGACGTTGGTGCTCTGGTCCTCGCCTATCGGAGACATACGGGCGTTTCACAATCTGCTGTCGCTGCCCTTGTCAGCATCGACCAGGCAGAGGTAAGCCGTCTGGAGCGGGGCCGTAAGACAGTCCGTGACCGGCGGCAGGTGATGACCTGGACACGGGCTCTGGGTGTACCTGACGCCATGGTCCCGGATCTCCCGATTGGCGAGGCGATCAAGGGACCGGAATCGGTAATCGCGTCCCTGGCGGGGCCACATGCATATGCGATTAATGCGCCGGCCCCTTCATCCAATCTAGAGGATCTAGACCTTCTTGTCATAAAACTACAGCAGCGGGACCACCAATTTGGAGGGGACGCACTCATTGTGGAGGCTGAGCGCCGACTGCATGAAATTGTGGCGATGCTTTCAGCTGGAGATACAGCGCATGAGAAACCTCTCCAAAATGCTGTGGCTCAACTGGCGCAGATGGCGGGCTGGTTAGCATTGGATGCTGGCCGTCCAGCTGAATCCCGTAAGAATCTCACCACGGCTCTGTACGCTGCCCACATAAGCGAGAACCCCGGTCTCGCCAGCAGCGTTCTCGGGTACATGAGTCTGACAGCTCTCTACCATGGGAGTCCTGTCGAGGCGCTCGCCTTGGCTCGAACTGCCCATGATTCGAGTCCTGTTACGGGACGAACGGGTGCAATGCTCGCCACTCGCATGGCTCGTGCTCTCGCTGAGAACGGCCAAAAGGCCGAGACGCGAGCAATGCTCCATGCTGCGGAACGCGCTTTCGAGCGCACAGGGACGCAGTCTGATTCACCTGTGTGGCTGGCCTATTTCGATGAAGGGGAACTACTGGCGCAACAAGGAACCTGTTTGATGAAGACCGGTGCTCTCGAAGAAGCGCGTGCTTGCTTGGGCAGTGCCGTTGAGTACCTACGCGCGAGCGAGACACAGAATCTTCGCGACCAGGTGCACTACCTGGTCCGACTGGCAGATATCGGGTTAATGGCTGGGGACCTCGACGAATCCTGTGCCCAGGCATCAAGGGCTCTCATTCTAAATAAGCAGATTTCATCGACTCGAATGTCGAAGAACATCACCGATTTCATGGCCAGGCTGCGGCCACACAGATCCGCGCGGCCCGTTCAACAGTTGTTTGACCAGGTCCCATAGCCAGGGTTAACTCGCTAAGCTATGTCAGCGTCCCGCTGGCTTCACCGGTGTTGGCACCCAGGACTGCATCAAGTACCGCTCGGGTGTCTGCAAGGTCAGGAAGTACTGTGTCTGCTCCTCCGTGGTGAAGTTCATCAGCCGACACCGACCCGGTCGCTACAGCGACGACCCGCGCATCTCCCGCCTTGGCGGTCGCGATGTCCATCAAAGTGTCGCCCACTATCACAGTCTCGGCAGCGGAAAAGTGCCGACCGTAGTGCAGCTGGGCGCGTTTCCAGGCGCAAGGCAGCAGTGCGACCCGCTCCTGAGCGTCATCCCCGTAGGCTCCAGCGTCTAGGTCGAGATGCTCAGCCAGCCCGAAGACGCTCAGCTTAAGCTCAGCGAGAATTCGCATGTTCCCGGTGAGTACTGACTGCCGAACGCCGGGCACCTGGCTCAAGGCGTCGAGCACCTCTGGAACCCCTGGCAGAACGTGACCGCGGGCGGCTAGTAGGTCTGCTCGTGCTTTGAGCTCCTCAGCGACAGCCGTGATGAAGGTGGTGAGGTTGCCCTGGTCTGGATCGATGTCGTGCAGACGGAGAGTCTCCGAGGCGATGAGCAGATCCGTTTTACCTGTCATGTCGGCCATACGTGACATGGGGCGCCCCGTCACTCGGGCGAAGGCGCTGCTGTAGGCGTCACGGCTCACTCCGCCGCCATCGAGCAAGGTGTGATCGATATCCCAGAGGATCAGGCGTGTGCACTCGTCGAACTGCATACCGCCACCCATGCGTTGTTGGCCACCAGGTCAAGTGAAGGCTACCCATGCCGTCCAGCACGCATGGAGACGCCCGCATCGACGAGGTCCGAGCTCAGAGCCTTCCCTGCCGCCACGCCGACCCTGTAGCCGTCAAGGCTGTCGAATCGGCCCTTGCCCGGGACCCGCCGCCTCCCCTCCAGGGCCGGCGCTTGGGACGGCTGAGACGTCAACTGCTGGAGCGGTCTGCTTGGAAGGGCAGGCGCTCAAGGCGTTGTGCCGTGTAGGAGGCCGTATAACCAGCGAAGAGGTGATACAGGAGGGAAGAGAACTCTTCTCGCACCGCGCCGTGCACTGCGCTCGATAGGCTGTGGTCACCTGGCCTCCTCTCATCCGAAGTAAGCGGCCACATGGGGCACGGCTTGCAGGCTCGCTGAGACGATGTGGGATGCACGAGGCGCGCATGGCTGTGGAGGGACATGTGACAGCGGGAACGGGTACATCAATGCCGCAACAGGGTGGAAATTCGCAGGGCGAAAATCGCTCCTCATCGAGTCAGCTGGTCCAGCCCTCGGCACCCCCGCCGCTTCGAGACCGTACACATTGGGCAACCATCGTGATCCTGCCGCTAGTCGGCTTGCTGGCTGGCTTGGTGATCCAGGATGGATGGGGCTGGGTACGGGACAAAGTTGCGGGCCCAGCCGAAGTGAAGCCGTACACGGGTGGTCCTGAGGGATGCATTCCCATCTACAGCGATCAATCCCTGGCGGATGTGAAGAAAGACCCTGACGGTGCGCTAAAGGGTGGGGTGGCGATCAGCAACAGCCGCCGTGACCCCGCAGAGCTGCCCATCACTCTGCAATCCGCGGCAAATCAAGCCATCGTCGTTACCGGCGTGAAGATCCAGGTGCTGTCGAACAAGAAGTTGCCCCGACGAGGCCTGATCATCGATCCGGATGGATGCGGTGGGCTGCTGTTTCCACGGACCTTCGCCGTAGATCTCACTCGCGCACCGATAACGGCTACTCCAGTTCCTCCGGACACCGGGAAAAACCCAGTTGACTTCCCTTTCAAGGTCTCCGCGAATGATCCAGAACAGCTGACTCTGCGGCTCGACCCCGGAAACCGGGATATTCGCTTCACTGTTGAGGTCAACTGGGTTACCGATGGGGAACCGGGAAAGAAGATCCTCGATAATGGCGGCAACGGCTACCGGGTCATGGGCCGCAGCAACCTTCCGTCGTATCAGCGTGGAAAGCTCTACCAGTGATCCGCTCCGTCAGAGCACGTACATGACGCTGTTGAGGCTGACCCATGGCGGGGTGGCGCCGGACTGGGCGACGAGCGCGACCCTGCCGTTGCTGCGGAAGTCGACTTTCAGGGATAGGACGTTGCTGTTGGCGGCCGAGCACGCCACGAGCACGGTGCGTAGCGTTCCGGGCCGGGCGACCGTGGGCAGAGCGGCGGTGAGGAATTCGCCGTCCGAACGGGGGCGCAGCCTCGGTAGGGTGACGTTCATGCCGCCGCGCCACTGGACGAACCGTGCGCCGATGAGGTCGATGATGCGGTACGCGATGTTGCCATTGCTGTTGCCGTTGTGCTCGTAGCCGCCCGCGAGGCTGACTTTGGTCCACTGGACGAGTTCGGCGGTATACCGACCCATTCGGCGCCGCTGAAGCGCTGAAGGCCAGTGCCGTTGTCGCGGTACTGCGCACGGTAGGCGCCTTGTATGGCCCTGGATCCGGTACGGGAGACCATGAATAAGGTTGCCCTGGTGACGGATGCCCAGACAGAGACGGCTCCATTCGCCGCCATGGCGTCAGTCTTGGA
This genomic interval from Streptomyces asiaticus contains the following:
- a CDS encoding helix-turn-helix domain-containing protein, with the translated sequence MREALGRWDVGALVLAYRRHTGVSQSAVAALVSIDQAEVSRLERGRKTVRDRRQVMTWTRALGVPDAMVPDLPIGEAIKGPESVIASLAGPHAYAINAPAPSSNLEDLDLLVIKLQQRDHQFGGDALIVEAERRLHEIVAMLSAGDTAHEKPLQNAVAQLAQMAGWLALDAGRPAESRKNLTTALYAAHISENPGLASSVLGYMSLTALYHGSPVEALALARTAHDSSPVTGRTGAMLATRMARALAENGQKAETRAMLHAAERAFERTGTQSDSPVWLAYFDEGELLAQQGTCLMKTGALEEARACLGSAVEYLRASETQNLRDQVHYLVRLADIGLMAGDLDESCAQASRALILNKQISSTRMSKNITDFMARLRPHRSARPVQQLFDQVP
- a CDS encoding HAD family hydrolase, producing MQFDECTRLILWDIDHTLLDGGGVSRDAYSSAFARVTGRPMSRMADMTGKTDLLIASETLRLHDIDPDQGNLTTFITAVAEELKARADLLAARGHVLPGVPEVLDALSQVPGVRQSVLTGNMRILAELKLSVFGLAEHLDLDAGAYGDDAQERVALLPCAWKRAQLHYGRHFSAAETVIVGDTLMDIATAKAGDARVVAVATGSVSADELHHGGADTVLPDLADTRAVLDAVLGANTGEASGTLT